From Chryseobacterium sp. IHB B 17019, one genomic window encodes:
- a CDS encoding M1 family metallopeptidase, whose protein sequence is MKLKVAALSVFAYVGLTAQNIQNNPGSNHGNKFEQLGTILPTPNIYRTASGAPGHGYWQNRADYDITAYLDEDKRNLKGSETVTYYNNSPDELEYIWLQLDENQQSSVKKADFAYSSTLPKASNDQQLKATELPVKDNGYGVNLEKVTDASGNPLKYTVNKTMMRIDLPKALKKGEKLTFKIDWNYNIPNRMKMGGRGGYENFPEDGNDLYTMAQWYPRMCVYSDFHGWQNHQFTGRGEFALVFGDFKVSMNVPADHIVGGTGECKNYDQVLTSEQLARYNKSKTANEPVEIVTLDEAKKAEKNHSKQRKTWVFEASNVRDFAWTSSRKFVWDGMGVTIPENNNKVMAMSFYPKEAYGLYRKYSTKAVAHTIKTYSEFTIPYPYPVAQSVEAANGMEYPMICFNFGRTEKDGTYSEGTKNGMLGVIIHEVGHNFFPMIINSDERQWTWMDEGLNTFVEYLTEEKWDNKFPSKRGPAWTIVDYMKLPKDQLEPIMSNSENIVQFGPNAYAKPATGLNILRETIMGRELFDKAFKTYSKRWAFKHPEPADFFRTMEDASGEDLDWFWRGWFYGTDPVDIAIEKVTVAVPDLNTAPRAAKEVKYKVEKPAVNEFEDISKIRNREDKNITFYVEKDKDAQDFYYRYDRGQEKVDTEKEYDFKFEGTDPLTQKEKDKFKNMTAYQIDFTNKGGLVMPILLEFTFEDGSKLTDKSSAQIWRMNEQKVSKTYYFDKKLKSIQLDPMRETADIDTSNNLWSNDGGTAQVSKFDLFKQKEAGNARGASNGKVNPMQAAGKK, encoded by the coding sequence ATGAAACTAAAAGTTGCCGCACTTTCAGTATTTGCTTATGTCGGGTTAACCGCTCAGAATATTCAGAATAATCCCGGAAGCAACCACGGGAACAAATTCGAACAATTAGGAACCATCCTTCCCACTCCGAACATCTACAGAACTGCTTCGGGAGCGCCTGGCCACGGCTATTGGCAGAACAGGGCTGATTACGATATCACAGCTTATCTGGATGAAGATAAAAGAAACCTGAAGGGATCGGAAACGGTAACTTATTACAACAATTCCCCGGACGAACTGGAATATATCTGGCTTCAACTGGATGAAAATCAGCAGTCAAGTGTAAAAAAAGCTGATTTTGCTTATTCTTCCACCCTTCCGAAAGCAAGCAATGACCAACAGTTAAAAGCTACGGAATTACCTGTAAAAGACAACGGATATGGTGTAAATCTTGAAAAAGTAACCGATGCATCAGGAAATCCTTTAAAATATACGGTAAACAAGACCATGATGCGTATTGATTTACCTAAAGCTTTAAAAAAAGGCGAAAAACTTACATTCAAAATAGACTGGAACTACAATATTCCAAACAGAATGAAAATGGGCGGCCGAGGCGGTTATGAAAACTTTCCTGAAGACGGAAACGACCTTTACACGATGGCACAATGGTATCCGAGAATGTGTGTTTACAGCGATTTTCACGGATGGCAGAACCACCAGTTTACGGGAAGAGGAGAATTTGCCCTTGTTTTTGGGGATTTTAAAGTTTCCATGAATGTTCCTGCAGATCATATTGTGGGCGGAACCGGTGAATGTAAAAATTATGACCAGGTTTTAACATCAGAGCAGCTCGCAAGATATAATAAATCCAAAACTGCAAATGAGCCGGTGGAAATCGTAACATTGGATGAAGCTAAAAAAGCAGAAAAAAATCATTCAAAACAAAGAAAAACATGGGTTTTTGAAGCTAGCAATGTAAGAGATTTTGCCTGGACTTCCTCCAGAAAATTTGTTTGGGACGGAATGGGTGTAACGATTCCTGAAAACAACAATAAAGTAATGGCCATGAGCTTTTATCCAAAAGAAGCTTATGGATTATACAGAAAATATTCTACAAAAGCTGTTGCGCATACTATTAAAACTTATTCAGAGTTTACAATTCCGTATCCTTATCCTGTAGCACAGTCTGTAGAGGCCGCAAATGGGATGGAATATCCGATGATCTGCTTCAATTTCGGAAGAACAGAAAAAGACGGAACCTATTCTGAAGGAACAAAAAATGGAATGCTGGGTGTAATTATCCATGAGGTTGGGCACAACTTTTTCCCGATGATTATTAACTCCGATGAAAGGCAGTGGACGTGGATGGATGAAGGTTTAAATACTTTCGTGGAATATCTTACCGAAGAAAAATGGGACAACAAATTCCCGTCAAAAAGAGGTCCGGCCTGGACGATTGTTGATTACATGAAGCTTCCGAAAGATCAGCTGGAACCCATCATGTCAAACTCTGAAAATATTGTTCAGTTTGGCCCGAATGCGTATGCAAAACCGGCAACAGGGTTGAATATCCTTCGTGAAACAATTATGGGAAGGGAGCTTTTTGACAAAGCTTTTAAAACCTATTCAAAAAGATGGGCTTTCAAGCATCCTGAACCTGCGGATTTCTTCAGAACAATGGAAGATGCGAGCGGTGAGGATCTGGATTGGTTCTGGAGAGGATGGTTCTACGGAACAGATCCTGTAGATATCGCAATTGAGAAAGTAACTGTGGCGGTTCCGGATTTAAATACAGCTCCGAGAGCAGCAAAAGAAGTTAAATATAAAGTTGAAAAACCTGCTGTAAATGAATTTGAAGACATTTCAAAAATCAGAAACAGAGAAGATAAAAACATCACTTTTTATGTAGAAAAAGACAAGGATGCACAGGATTTTTACTACAGATATGACAGAGGTCAGGAAAAAGTTGACACCGAAAAGGAATACGATTTCAAATTTGAAGGTACTGATCCTTTAACTCAAAAGGAAAAAGACAAGTTTAAAAATATGACCGCTTATCAAATTGATTTCACGAACAAAGGTGGTCTGGTAATGCCTATTCTTCTTGAATTTACATTTGAAGACGGCTCAAAACTGACTGATAAATCTTCTGCCCAGATTTGGAGAATGAATGAGCAGAAAGTTTCCAAGACGTATTATTTTGATAAAAAATTAAAGTCAATTCAGTTGGATCCAATGAGAGAAACTGCCGATATTGATACTTCAAACAATCTTTGGAGCAACGACGGCGGAACAGCACAGGTTTCCAAGTTTGATTTGTTTAAGCAAAAAGAAGCCGGAAATGCAAGAGGAGCTTCCAACGGAAAGGTAAATCCGATGCAGGCCGCAGGAAAAAAGTAA
- a CDS encoding LytR/AlgR family response regulator transcription factor, with amino-acid sequence MADLKIVSVDDEYPALQLVKQYCSNIDEVEILESFQNPVHALEYLKENRPDLVILDINMPMINGIELLESLPYKPLCIFMTLETQHAVKAFELDVVHYLVKPVDFETFKKAINKAKDFLQFKKSTENKTKEDFIMFKSNYVINKVFLKDILWVEGFGEYIILVTSFKKYMILDRMSNFEEKFHDFGFIRIHKSYIVLSSHINSYDTNSVYLEGGEKLPLGRTYKSFLKNYLN; translated from the coding sequence ATGGCTGATTTGAAAATAGTAAGCGTTGACGACGAGTATCCGGCCCTGCAACTGGTAAAACAGTACTGCAGCAATATTGATGAGGTTGAAATATTGGAATCCTTCCAGAATCCGGTTCATGCCCTGGAATATTTAAAAGAAAACAGACCTGATCTTGTTATTTTAGATATAAATATGCCCATGATCAACGGCATTGAGCTTCTGGAAAGCCTTCCATACAAGCCATTGTGCATTTTTATGACCTTAGAAACACAGCACGCGGTGAAAGCTTTTGAGCTGGATGTTGTCCATTATCTTGTAAAGCCGGTTGATTTTGAAACCTTCAAAAAAGCAATTAACAAAGCAAAAGATTTTCTCCAATTCAAGAAATCCACAGAAAATAAAACTAAGGAAGATTTTATTATGTTTAAATCAAACTATGTCATCAATAAAGTTTTTCTGAAGGATATTCTATGGGTTGAAGGTTTTGGTGAATATATTATTCTGGTAACTTCTTTCAAAAAGTACATGATCTTAGACCGAATGTCAAATTTTGAAGAGAAATTCCATGATTTTGGTTTTATCAGAATTCATAAATCTTATATTGTATTATCCTCACACATAAATTCTTACGATACAAATTCCGTGTATCTGGAAGGAGGTGAGAAGCTGCCACTCGGGAGAACCTATAAAAGTTTTTTGAAGAATTACCTGAATTAA
- a CDS encoding sensor histidine kinase — translation MSYRWKFLLGFQHIFFFLVFVLMIYFTENTFLDPPDLIWSIVFNIIYSSGIYYWVYQYLVPKFYLSNKYPEFILYALICFLISSLFRILSEPAIFNLHFSKEESNISFLYNVYITQAIVILVASFLGITKDKFIIEQDVADLGEQKEQLYIDLLKSKLSPHFLLNTLNNIYVNSFVPTEKTSNSILQLSKLLQYIIYDSGKEKISIAQEFSSLKSLAELYQLKYNNQLDIIFTIENEEACDVIEIPPSIFLTLFENALKHSAIGMESSAFVKILFTIENHEIIFTIENSIAENKNYSSDIGYHGLGNKAITGILEKYYPEKYSFSSEALDQKNYRTILKVNYNG, via the coding sequence ATGTCTTACCGCTGGAAATTCTTGTTGGGATTTCAGCATATATTTTTCTTTTTGGTGTTTGTTTTAATGATTTATTTCACAGAAAATACCTTCCTCGATCCGCCGGACCTTATTTGGAGTATTGTTTTTAATATTATTTACAGCTCAGGAATTTATTATTGGGTTTATCAATATCTTGTTCCGAAATTTTATTTGTCGAATAAATACCCGGAATTTATTTTATATGCACTGATATGCTTTTTGATCTCAAGCCTTTTCAGGATTTTGTCTGAACCGGCTATTTTCAACCTGCATTTTTCAAAAGAAGAATCCAACATAAGTTTTTTGTACAATGTGTACATCACTCAGGCAATTGTGATTCTCGTGGCTTCATTTTTAGGTATTACAAAAGATAAATTTATCATCGAGCAGGATGTGGCAGATCTTGGCGAGCAGAAAGAACAGCTGTATATTGATTTGCTTAAGTCTAAGCTGAGCCCGCATTTTTTACTCAACACCCTGAACAATATTTATGTAAACAGTTTTGTGCCGACCGAGAAAACATCCAATTCCATTTTGCAGCTCAGCAAATTGCTGCAGTATATTATTTATGACAGCGGAAAAGAAAAAATAAGCATCGCGCAGGAATTTTCTTCCCTGAAATCCCTTGCTGAATTGTATCAGTTAAAATATAATAATCAGCTTGATATTATTTTTACTATTGAAAATGAGGAAGCCTGTGATGTGATTGAAATTCCGCCATCGATTTTTCTTACCCTTTTTGAAAATGCACTGAAACATTCTGCGATTGGGATGGAATCTTCCGCTTTTGTGAAAATTTTATTCACAATTGAAAACCATGAGATTATTTTTACCATTGAAAATTCTATTGCTGAAAACAAAAATTATTCTTCTGACATAGGGTATCACGGTCTTGGCAATAAGGCAATTACCGGAATACTGGAAAAATATTATCCTGAGAAATACAGTTTTTCTTCTGAAGCTTTAGATCAGAAAAATTACAGAACCATTTTAAAAGTTAATTACAATGGCTGA
- a CDS encoding DUF2490 domain-containing protein: MKRILFKLIPLFLLFLAPVFQAQSRDNYNMWFQYLMSAKLTDKNTLTSLAQYRSFDLALDTRLFLVNAYIDHEVANGIKPAAGAMFLILESYNSDGSKKIRYEKRPFQQVTMENNIGRTSISNRLRVEERFINNPDEFVVRLRYLISVKIPFNKKGEKEKLYGILKNEIRMNMVKDEPFDSNRITAGIGIKTGKNSALELAFINQLETGKTSNYAYIGFRNSFDWRKKNK; this comes from the coding sequence ATGAAAAGAATTCTATTTAAGTTGATCCCTTTATTCTTATTATTTCTTGCTCCCGTTTTTCAGGCTCAAAGCAGGGATAATTACAATATGTGGTTCCAATACCTGATGTCTGCGAAGCTCACCGACAAAAATACACTTACGTCGCTTGCACAATACCGTTCTTTTGACCTTGCGCTTGACACGAGGCTTTTCCTGGTAAATGCTTATATAGATCATGAAGTTGCCAACGGAATAAAACCGGCTGCCGGTGCGATGTTCCTTATTTTAGAGTCATATAATTCTGATGGTTCAAAGAAGATCCGTTACGAAAAAAGACCTTTCCAGCAGGTAACCATGGAAAATAATATTGGAAGGACTTCCATTTCCAACCGACTGCGTGTGGAAGAGCGTTTTATCAATAATCCTGATGAATTTGTAGTAAGGCTAAGATACCTTATTTCAGTAAAAATACCTTTTAACAAAAAAGGAGAAAAGGAAAAACTATACGGTATCCTGAAAAATGAAATCAGAATGAATATGGTAAAAGACGAGCCTTTTGACAGCAACCGAATTACCGCGGGAATTGGTATTAAAACAGGTAAAAATTCTGCTCTGGAACTTGCTTTCATCAATCAATTGGAAACCGGAAAAACCAGTAACTATGCTTATATCGGCTTTAGAAACAGCTTCGACTGGAGAAAAAAAAATAAATAA
- a CDS encoding CitMHS family transporter: protein MLTILGFLMIIIFMVLIMSKKMTPLTALVLVPVIIAIAAGYGSELGEMTKSGIKEIAMTGVMLIFAILFFSLMIDTGLFEPLVNLILKAVGDNPVKTTVGTAILTTLVSLDGDGSSTYIIVVAAMLPLYKKQGMNPLILTCIVMLAGGIMNILPWGGPTARVMSSLKMSHTEIFVPMIPIMFIGILWVIFVAYILGVKEKRKIAKHGKYTNYSTNDIVGESNPKLLRPKLIWINFALTMTLLVIMILDLIPLAIAFMLAFCIAAVINYPQLKDQQKIVTKHAGNALSVAGMIFAAGIFTGILNGTGIMQAMGNSIIGIVPESWGGILNIITAIFSVPLTFFLTNDAYYFGILPVITSTGAQLGIPADVLGRASLVGQASHLLSPLVPSTYLLVSLAGVEFSDHLKYTIKWAIGSSIVMLVSALILGVI from the coding sequence ATGCTTACAATTCTAGGATTCCTGATGATCATCATTTTTATGGTTCTGATTATGTCCAAAAAAATGACCCCGCTTACCGCCTTAGTATTGGTTCCCGTAATCATTGCGATCGCAGCAGGCTACGGATCCGAACTTGGCGAAATGACAAAAAGCGGAATCAAAGAAATCGCCATGACGGGCGTGATGCTGATTTTCGCTATCCTTTTTTTCAGTTTAATGATAGATACTGGGCTTTTTGAGCCATTAGTCAATCTAATACTGAAAGCTGTAGGAGATAATCCGGTGAAAACAACGGTAGGAACAGCTATTCTTACTACGTTGGTTTCTCTTGACGGCGACGGCTCTTCCACTTATATTATTGTAGTGGCCGCCATGCTTCCTTTATACAAAAAACAAGGGATGAATCCATTGATCCTGACCTGTATTGTAATGCTCGCCGGAGGAATTATGAATATTCTGCCTTGGGGAGGCCCTACAGCCAGAGTGATGAGCTCTCTCAAAATGAGCCATACAGAAATATTTGTTCCGATGATTCCTATAATGTTTATCGGTATTTTATGGGTAATATTTGTAGCATATATTCTTGGCGTAAAAGAAAAAAGAAAAATTGCAAAACATGGAAAATACACCAATTACAGCACCAACGATATTGTAGGAGAAAGCAATCCTAAACTTCTGAGACCTAAACTGATCTGGATAAATTTTGCCCTTACCATGACCTTGCTTGTCATAATGATTTTAGACCTGATTCCTTTAGCCATAGCCTTTATGCTCGCCTTTTGTATAGCTGCCGTTATTAATTATCCACAACTTAAAGACCAGCAGAAAATTGTAACAAAACATGCCGGAAATGCATTATCTGTGGCAGGGATGATCTTCGCGGCAGGAATTTTCACCGGGATTCTCAACGGAACCGGAATCATGCAGGCGATGGGAAACAGTATCATAGGAATTGTCCCTGAAAGCTGGGGCGGTATTTTAAATATTATTACTGCAATATTCAGTGTTCCTCTTACATTTTTCCTTACCAATGACGCTTATTATTTTGGTATTTTACCTGTAATTACTTCTACCGGAGCTCAATTGGGAATTCCTGCCGATGTTTTGGGAAGAGCGAGCCTTGTGGGACAGGCATCTCATTTATTAAGCCCTCTTGTACCATCCACATACCTGTTGGTTTCTCTGGCGGGAGTAGAATTTTCAGATCATTTGAAATATACCATCAAATGGGCAATCGGATCATCAATTGTCATGTTGGTGAGTGCATTGATTCTTGGAGTGATTTAA
- a CDS encoding cation:dicarboxylate symporter family transporter: protein MSPFQTKKTFTSKYLRNLTLYVFIAIIGGVVSGYYFPAFSRKLELINYYFFSILEALILPVIFIAIIYGIVNLFETKNSNKIILHTAIYFLSITSISIILGFSLGFLIKPGADTGIDLSKIHSTIPKRFEFASQNSDFFTLYNSRYTIFLLLSILIGIIAGKLRSPKLTNVLNSGMELFYIVIKYLYIALPIIIFCNIAYGISIYGINTLLPLSKIVATVYLASLIFIFGILNAICHIYKLNFREFLISIKDEIILVMTTSSSKTAFPMIFEKLESQGYAKKVIRFLIPLGYNFNLAGACIYLSASCMFLVQFYNIPMDVKDYGILFLIISITSKTASGVPGSGFLALIFTLDKFGKIPLTDIALLYSVDRFMNEARSVTNFIGIAVSAAIISKLHPASE from the coding sequence ATGTCACCTTTTCAAACAAAAAAAACGTTTACCAGTAAATATTTAAGGAATCTTACCTTGTATGTATTTATAGCCATTATAGGCGGGGTGGTTTCCGGATATTATTTCCCTGCGTTCAGCAGAAAGCTGGAGCTTATCAATTATTATTTTTTCAGCATTCTGGAAGCGTTGATTCTTCCGGTGATATTTATTGCGATCATTTATGGAATTGTGAATTTGTTTGAAACAAAAAATTCCAATAAGATCATCTTACATACAGCTATTTATTTTCTTTCCATCACGTCTATAAGTATTATTTTAGGGTTTTCTTTAGGTTTTTTAATCAAGCCTGGAGCCGATACCGGAATCGATCTTAGCAAAATCCATTCAACAATTCCGAAACGTTTTGAATTTGCTTCCCAAAATTCAGATTTTTTCACACTTTATAACAGCAGATATACCATTTTTCTTTTGCTTTCAATCCTTATCGGGATTATTGCCGGAAAACTGAGAAGTCCAAAGCTTACAAATGTTTTAAATTCCGGGATGGAACTGTTTTATATCGTTATAAAATACCTGTACATCGCACTTCCCATCATTATTTTTTGCAATATTGCTTACGGAATCTCTATCTACGGCATCAATACGCTGCTTCCGTTAAGTAAGATTGTAGCGACGGTATATCTGGCGAGCCTTATATTTATATTTGGAATTTTAAATGCAATCTGCCATATTTATAAATTAAACTTCAGGGAATTTCTCATCAGTATAAAAGATGAAATCATCCTGGTAATGACCACCTCATCATCCAAAACAGCATTTCCAATGATTTTTGAAAAACTCGAAAGTCAGGGTTATGCAAAAAAAGTGATCCGGTTTCTGATTCCGCTGGGCTACAATTTCAACCTTGCCGGAGCATGTATTTATCTTTCGGCTTCGTGTATGTTTCTTGTTCAGTTTTATAATATTCCGATGGATGTAAAAGATTATGGAATATTGTTTCTGATTATCTCCATCACCTCAAAAACGGCTTCCGGAGTTCCGGGCTCAGGATTTTTAGCTTTAATTTTTACGCTTGATAAATTCGGAAAAATTCCGTTAACGGATATCGCACTTTTATACAGCGTAGACCGTTTTATGAATGAAGCCAGATCTGTAACCAACTTTATAGGAATAGCCGTTTCCGCTGCTATAATTTCAAAGCTTCATCCTGCTTCAGAATGA
- a CDS encoding co-chaperone GroES, with protein sequence MSVNFKPLADRVLIEPIAAETKTASGIIIPDTAKEKPQEGTVVAVGPGKKDEPTTVKVGDKVLYGKYSGSELKLEGKDYLIVKEGDLLGVIG encoded by the coding sequence ATGTCAGTAAACTTTAAACCATTAGCAGACAGAGTTTTGATCGAGCCGATCGCTGCAGAAACTAAGACAGCTTCAGGTATTATTATTCCGGACACCGCAAAAGAAAAACCACAGGAAGGTACGGTGGTGGCAGTAGGACCTGGTAAAAAAGATGAGCCTACAACTGTTAAAGTAGGTGACAAAGTTCTTTATGGAAAATATTCAGGTTCTGAATTAAAGCTGGAAGGAAAAGATTATTTAATTGTAAAAGAGGGAGATTTACTTGGTGTAATTGGATAA
- the groL gene encoding chaperonin GroEL (60 kDa chaperone family; promotes refolding of misfolded polypeptides especially under stressful conditions; forms two stacked rings of heptamers to form a barrel-shaped 14mer; ends can be capped by GroES; misfolded proteins enter the barrel where they are refolded when GroES binds) — protein sequence MAKEIKFDIESRDALKRGVDALANAVKVTLGPKGRNVVIEKSFGAPHVTKDGVSVAKEIELEDRVENMGAQMVKEVASKTNDIAGDGTTTATVLAQAIVREGLKNVAAGANPMDLKRGIDKAVTAVVENLKAQSQAVGDSSEKIKQVASISANNDDTIGSLIAEAFGKVGKEGVITVEEAKGTDTTVDVVEGMQFDRGYQSPYFVTNPEKMLAELENPYILLVEKKISSMKELLPVLEPIAQGGKSLLIISEEVEGEALATLVVNKLRGSLKIAAVKAPGFGDRRKAMLEDIAILTGGQVISEEQGFTMENISIDMLGTAEKIQIDKDNTTIVNGGGEESKIKGRVAQIKAQMETSTSDYDKEKLQERLAKLAGGVAVLYVGAASEVEMKEKKDRVDDALHATRAAVEEGIVAGGGVAFVRAISALENLTGINPDETTGMKIVKRAIEEPLRQIVANAGGEGSVIVAKVAEGSGDFGYNAKTDEYVNMFEAGIIDPTKVTRVALENAASVSGMLLTTECVITEVKKDEPAMPMGGGMPGMM from the coding sequence ATGGCAAAAGAAATAAAATTCGATATTGAATCAAGAGACGCTTTAAAAAGAGGAGTTGATGCATTGGCTAATGCAGTAAAAGTAACATTGGGACCAAAAGGTAGAAATGTTGTAATCGAAAAATCTTTCGGTGCACCTCACGTAACGAAAGACGGTGTTTCTGTAGCGAAAGAAATCGAACTTGAAGACAGAGTAGAAAACATGGGAGCACAGATGGTAAAAGAAGTGGCTTCCAAAACTAATGATATCGCAGGAGACGGTACTACTACCGCTACTGTTTTGGCTCAGGCTATCGTAAGAGAAGGTCTTAAAAACGTAGCTGCAGGAGCAAATCCAATGGATCTTAAAAGAGGAATCGACAAGGCGGTAACTGCAGTTGTTGAAAACCTTAAAGCTCAATCTCAGGCTGTTGGAGATTCTTCAGAAAAAATCAAGCAGGTAGCTTCTATTTCTGCTAACAACGATGATACTATCGGTTCTTTGATCGCTGAGGCGTTTGGGAAAGTTGGTAAAGAAGGAGTTATCACGGTAGAAGAAGCGAAAGGTACTGACACAACGGTAGATGTTGTAGAAGGTATGCAGTTCGACAGAGGGTACCAGTCGCCATATTTCGTGACAAACCCTGAGAAAATGTTGGCTGAGCTTGAAAATCCATATATCCTTCTAGTAGAGAAAAAAATCTCTTCAATGAAAGAATTACTTCCTGTTCTTGAGCCAATCGCTCAGGGAGGTAAGTCATTATTAATCATCTCTGAAGAAGTTGAAGGTGAAGCTTTGGCTACTTTAGTGGTAAACAAATTAAGAGGTTCTCTTAAAATTGCTGCTGTAAAAGCTCCAGGATTTGGGGACAGAAGAAAAGCAATGCTGGAAGATATCGCGATCTTAACTGGAGGTCAGGTTATCTCTGAAGAGCAAGGTTTCACAATGGAAAACATCTCTATCGATATGTTGGGAACTGCTGAAAAAATTCAGATCGACAAAGACAACACAACAATCGTAAACGGTGGTGGTGAAGAAAGCAAAATCAAAGGCAGAGTTGCTCAGATCAAAGCTCAGATGGAAACTTCCACTTCTGACTATGATAAAGAAAAGCTTCAGGAAAGATTGGCTAAATTAGCCGGAGGTGTTGCCGTACTTTACGTAGGTGCAGCTTCTGAAGTTGAAATGAAGGAGAAAAAAGACAGAGTTGACGATGCATTACACGCTACAAGAGCGGCTGTAGAAGAAGGTATCGTTGCTGGTGGTGGTGTTGCCTTCGTAAGAGCGATCTCTGCTTTAGAAAACCTTACAGGAATTAATCCTGACGAAACTACAGGTATGAAAATCGTGAAAAGAGCAATCGAGGAGCCATTAAGACAAATCGTTGCCAACGCTGGTGGTGAAGGTTCTGTAATCGTTGCTAAAGTAGCGGAAGGAAGCGGAGACTTCGGATACAACGCAAAAACTGACGAGTATGTAAACATGTTTGAAGCAGGGATCATCGACCCAACAAAAGTAACAAGAGTTGCCCTTGAAAATGCAGCTTCTGTTTCAGGAATGCTTCTTACAACGGAATGTGTAATCACTGAAGTGAAAAAAGACGAACCAGCTATGCCAATGGGTGGTGGAATGCCAGGAATGATGTAA